The Chitinophaga lutea genome contains the following window.
ATCGAGCTGCTGGCCAGCATGAAAGAATAAAACTCCCGCCATATTCCGCAATCCCGCTTGTGTTCTTTTGTACAACAGAAAACAAGCGGGATTTCTTATCTTCGGAATAACCATTGTTTGTTACATATGCTCACTAAAATTTACGGAAGCGCCGTGCACGGCGTGGAAGCCATCACTATTACGATCGAAGTCAACGTAGGCCAGGGCACCAAATTTTTCCTCGTCGGCCTGCCTGACAATGCGGTGAAAGAAAGCGCCTACCGGATCGAAACCGTTATCAAGAACACCGGCTTTAAAATGCCGCGGCTGCGCACCGTGGTAAACATGGCGCCTGCCGATATCCGGAAAGCGGGCTCCGCTTACGACCTGCCCATCGCCACCGGCATACTCGCCGCATCGCGGCAGATCACCTGCGCTGTTTCACCGGAGGCTTACGTCATCATGGGCGAGCTCTCGCTCGACGGTACCCTGCGGCCCGTGAGGGGCGCTTTGCCGATGGCGTTGCGGGCGAAGCAGGAAGGTTTCAAAGGTATCGTGCTGCCCAAACAGAACGCCGGCGAGGCCGCCATGGTGGAGGGCCTTGATGTCCTGGGCGCCGGGCATTTCAGTGAGGTGGTGAACTTCCTAGAAGGCAAGGCGGAGCTGCTGCCGGTGAAAGGAAACGTGCCTGCGGATTTCCTGCATCACCAGTTCCATTTCGACATCGATTTTGATGAAGTGAAAGGGCAGCAGTTCGTCAAACGCGCGATGGAAATCGCCGCGGCAGGCGGGCACAATATCATCCTGATCGGTCCGCCCGGCGCCGGCAAAACCATGCTGGCGAAGCGCCTGCCTACCATCCTGCCGCCCCTCAGCCTGGCCGAAGCACTGGAAAGCACCAAGATACATTCCGTGGCCGGCAAACTCTCCGGCCATCCCGGCATGATCGTACACCGGCCTTTCCGCGCACCGCATCATACCATCAGTAACTACGCACTGGCGGGTGGCGGCACCATTCCCGTTCCGGGAGAAATCTCCCTGGCGCACCACGGCATTTTATTTCTGGATGAACTGCCCGAATACCGGCGCTCCGCGCTGGAAGTGCTGCGGCAGCCGATGGAAGAAAGAAAAGTGACGATTGCGAGAGCGGCGCTCTCCGTGGAGTTTCCGGCGGGGTTTATGCTCGTTACTTCCATGAACCCCTGCCCCTGCGGGTATTACAACCATCCGGAAAAGGAGTGCTCCTGTCCGCCGGGGAACGTGCAGCATTATCTCAACAAATTATCCGGGCCGCTGCTCGACCGGATAGACCTGCACATTGAAGTGACGCCCGTGCAACCGGCAGACATTACAGGCAAAGCGGTGGAAGAGACCAGTGAAATTATCCGCCGGCGTGTGATGGCGGCGCGGAACATCCAGCTGGAGCGGTTTGCGGGCGAC
Protein-coding sequences here:
- a CDS encoding YifB family Mg chelatase-like AAA ATPase, producing MLTKIYGSAVHGVEAITITIEVNVGQGTKFFLVGLPDNAVKESAYRIETVIKNTGFKMPRLRTVVNMAPADIRKAGSAYDLPIATGILAASRQITCAVSPEAYVIMGELSLDGTLRPVRGALPMALRAKQEGFKGIVLPKQNAGEAAMVEGLDVLGAGHFSEVVNFLEGKAELLPVKGNVPADFLHHQFHFDIDFDEVKGQQFVKRAMEIAAAGGHNIILIGPPGAGKTMLAKRLPTILPPLSLAEALESTKIHSVAGKLSGHPGMIVHRPFRAPHHTISNYALAGGGTIPVPGEISLAHHGILFLDELPEYRRSALEVLRQPMEERKVTIARAALSVEFPAGFMLVTSMNPCPCGYYNHPEKECSCPPGNVQHYLNKLSGPLLDRIDLHIEVTPVQPADITGKAVEETSEIIRRRVMAARNIQLERFAGDEQMVHCNAHMNNRQLQRHCRLEPAARQLLESAMKRLQLSARAYDRILKVSRTIADLAGHAELGTHHIAEAIQFRSLDRENWARRTF